A portion of the Sphaerochaeta pleomorpha str. Grapes genome contains these proteins:
- a CDS encoding 4Fe-4S binding protein codes for MENQTTHKKGWETIAIRTILWTYIVMCLVIAGLNWGYLPRASAKTAALITRIWQIYENWVKAAFIFACGFLTLRIRSKKQRITMRRMNIIGLSLTALALHIILPFLLKNPDLYFFAMPLPWNTTPLQAGIEQSAFYKTHVLSLGATMIRWALLFFWVYSACILLGTLIFGRRLQCSSLCLFNGFAAEVFDPAIPLIGKKGKGKPAPLAKKTLARFAFLRWLFFALSLVFSLYWILLQGGIPWTTWMNLMQKIEVYKYLVTELLMAMFFWVAFIGRGYCLYCPLGTTLALVSKVAGQKIKTDNKECIQCGRCSKACPVSIDVQSFAKEKKAVQDIRCVGCAHCVDACPTETLSYETHCISLVKKYKKSNV; via the coding sequence ATGGAAAACCAAACAACGCACAAGAAAGGATGGGAGACGATTGCAATCAGAACCATCCTATGGACGTACATCGTCATGTGCCTGGTCATCGCCGGCTTGAACTGGGGGTACCTCCCAAGGGCCTCAGCAAAGACAGCGGCGTTGATTACCAGAATCTGGCAAATCTATGAGAACTGGGTAAAAGCAGCCTTCATTTTTGCCTGTGGCTTTTTGACCTTGCGCATACGCTCAAAGAAGCAAAGGATTACCATGCGCAGAATGAACATTATAGGTCTTTCCCTAACAGCCCTTGCCCTGCACATAATTCTTCCCTTCCTCTTGAAAAACCCTGATCTCTACTTCTTCGCTATGCCCCTACCCTGGAACACAACGCCGCTACAAGCTGGAATCGAACAGTCTGCATTCTACAAAACCCATGTGCTCTCTCTCGGAGCTACTATGATACGCTGGGCGCTGTTGTTTTTCTGGGTTTACAGTGCCTGTATTTTGCTGGGAACCCTCATCTTCGGCAGACGCCTGCAATGTTCCTCGCTTTGTCTCTTCAATGGATTTGCCGCAGAGGTATTCGATCCGGCAATCCCCCTCATTGGCAAAAAAGGAAAAGGGAAACCAGCTCCCTTGGCAAAGAAAACCCTCGCTCGATTTGCTTTTCTGAGATGGCTGTTCTTTGCCCTCTCTCTGGTATTTTCCCTTTACTGGATCCTCTTGCAAGGCGGGATACCCTGGACAACCTGGATGAATCTGATGCAGAAGATAGAGGTGTATAAGTATCTGGTAACCGAATTGCTGATGGCGATGTTTTTCTGGGTGGCCTTTATCGGTAGAGGCTATTGCCTTTACTGTCCCCTTGGCACAACCCTGGCTTTGGTTTCCAAGGTTGCAGGGCAAAAAATCAAAACCGATAACAAAGAGTGTATCCAATGCGGGCGTTGCTCAAAGGCTTGTCCGGTATCAATCGATGTACAATCGTTTGCCAAAGAAAAAAAGGCAGTACAGGATATCCGATGCGTAGGATGTGCACACTGCGTGGATGCATGCCCGACAGAAACCCTTTCCTATGAAACCCATTGCATTTCGCTCGTGAAGAAATACAAGAAATCAAACGTATAG
- a CDS encoding diguanylate cyclase domain-containing protein, producing the protein MNNNKTLLALRICVPMLLMTTFIGGLGAESLIPEQVLPHILFVVEEPSLTILEANEEAIRFYGYRKDTLESMTVSQLDYGKNGLDFKVTDQKDLVVLQKTAKGETKLVLVNTEPLERGTASLYAVEIEDITGSLLIKGKAKYSTLLVILGTFTILVFLLLLIIHHVKHYILLNYKSQRLLTINKMLQAFLDTDSRLGFVKDGDLRYRYINKAVEEFYQKDASEIVGFTDDQLAIPQWREQRNLTDEQVLRENRLIESEISWNDRFYKSIKFPVELSNGKKGIGAYIEDITGEKKRGENDQKSLLRMAMLVDFLSISFESPQSQLDDVLEKAVTLTESVYGFLYLYDEVTEKFSKTTFSGDALAYHNISSAQASHTFKHSELWQKIMHEKKPLACNSPAEMEQLAKNCPPEHLKLTSFLAFPVLIHEKIVAMVGLANKKGGYRENDIYQISLLMTGVWNAKEKNERDRELQASRENLQLILDSTAEGIFGIDREGKCTFCNASSLRLLGYSKQEQLLGKEILAIIIPSKTGEIATGLRANDMVSPLVTGNGISLEDQVFSRPDGTSFDVLIYAYPQWKNNQVVGSVITFTNNTERKQNIEKIQFLSSHDELTGVYNRSFFEQEKARIDKDEYLPISLIVGDVNGLKLSNDIFGHIEGDFLLKNICSAMQNVCKHNGSISRTGGDEFVVLLPHTGSSEAKELLERIKTELDEQFPPMGKDSISLGYATKTNAGENLQEVFRNAENSMYMEKTLCHGAIQEKQLKQLELQLYDKIPEEKLHSKCIAQLCGRMAELLQLEEIANKQLIRAGYLHDIGKVVKKKGNLSETAIDAQGMHRIYDHTVVGFRILKNFDETAELAEIILYHHEHWDGTGYPKQLKGKQIPLASRILRFCETYEMLSQNKERDEKAMKESLSSLAGTVLDPNLVDLYIESGQPLQVGL; encoded by the coding sequence TTGAACAACAACAAGACCCTGCTAGCTCTCCGTATATGTGTTCCTATGCTCCTGATGACAACCTTCATAGGAGGCCTTGGCGCCGAAAGTCTAATCCCAGAACAGGTTTTGCCGCATATCCTGTTCGTTGTCGAAGAACCTTCGCTGACAATCCTTGAGGCAAACGAAGAGGCTATCCGGTTTTATGGGTATCGCAAAGACACCTTGGAGTCAATGACAGTCTCCCAACTCGATTATGGTAAGAATGGCCTCGATTTCAAGGTTACAGACCAGAAAGACCTAGTGGTCCTGCAGAAAACGGCAAAGGGGGAAACCAAGCTTGTTCTTGTGAATACAGAGCCTCTGGAAAGGGGAACTGCCTCACTCTATGCGGTAGAAATCGAGGATATCACTGGATCGTTACTCATAAAAGGAAAAGCAAAATATAGTACTTTGCTGGTAATTCTGGGAACTTTTACCATTCTCGTTTTCCTACTTCTCCTGATCATCCATCATGTCAAACACTATATCCTGCTGAACTATAAAAGCCAGCGGTTGCTTACTATCAACAAAATGCTCCAGGCTTTCCTCGATACCGATTCCCGGCTAGGTTTTGTCAAAGACGGGGACCTCAGGTACCGGTACATCAATAAAGCAGTTGAGGAATTCTACCAAAAAGATGCCTCCGAAATTGTTGGATTTACAGACGACCAACTGGCAATCCCCCAATGGAGGGAGCAACGGAACCTTACAGACGAGCAGGTCCTCAGGGAAAACCGCCTTATCGAGTCAGAAATATCCTGGAATGACCGATTTTACAAGAGTATCAAGTTCCCTGTAGAACTATCCAACGGGAAAAAAGGTATCGGTGCCTATATCGAGGATATAACCGGAGAGAAAAAACGCGGTGAAAATGACCAAAAAAGCCTTTTGCGCATGGCTATGCTTGTCGACTTTCTCAGTATTTCCTTCGAATCGCCCCAGAGCCAATTGGACGATGTGTTGGAAAAAGCTGTGACTCTTACAGAAAGTGTCTATGGGTTTCTCTACCTCTACGATGAGGTCACTGAGAAGTTTTCAAAAACCACCTTTTCGGGAGACGCACTCGCCTACCATAACATATCATCGGCACAGGCTTCCCATACGTTCAAGCATTCAGAGCTCTGGCAAAAAATAATGCATGAGAAGAAACCACTTGCATGCAACTCACCTGCCGAAATGGAACAGCTGGCAAAAAATTGTCCACCCGAGCATTTGAAACTGACTTCGTTTCTGGCTTTCCCTGTACTCATCCATGAAAAAATCGTTGCCATGGTTGGTCTTGCCAACAAAAAGGGAGGCTATAGGGAAAACGATATCTACCAGATTTCCCTCTTGATGACTGGTGTATGGAATGCCAAAGAGAAGAATGAACGAGACAGGGAACTGCAGGCAAGCAGGGAAAACCTGCAGCTTATTCTCGATTCCACGGCAGAAGGAATTTTCGGTATCGACAGAGAAGGGAAATGCACTTTCTGCAATGCGAGCAGCCTTCGTCTTTTAGGCTATTCGAAACAGGAACAATTACTGGGCAAAGAGATCCTTGCCATCATAATCCCTTCCAAAACAGGAGAAATTGCGACAGGGCTCCGGGCAAACGACATGGTCTCCCCTCTCGTAACAGGCAATGGGATATCTCTCGAAGACCAGGTTTTCTCAAGGCCTGACGGTACCTCATTCGATGTTCTCATCTATGCGTATCCGCAATGGAAAAATAACCAAGTGGTTGGGTCTGTCATTACCTTTACCAATAATACGGAACGAAAGCAGAATATTGAGAAGATCCAATTCCTCAGCAGTCATGACGAATTGACAGGGGTTTACAATCGCTCTTTTTTCGAACAGGAGAAAGCGCGCATAGACAAGGACGAATACCTTCCGATTTCCTTAATTGTAGGCGATGTAAACGGTCTAAAGCTCTCAAATGATATCTTTGGGCACATTGAAGGAGATTTCCTACTTAAAAACATTTGCTCGGCTATGCAAAATGTCTGCAAACACAACGGTTCGATTTCCCGGACAGGGGGAGATGAGTTTGTGGTTCTCTTACCCCACACTGGCAGTTCCGAGGCAAAGGAATTGTTGGAGAGGATAAAAACAGAACTCGACGAGCAATTTCCACCGATGGGGAAAGACAGTATTTCCCTCGGCTATGCAACAAAAACGAATGCAGGGGAAAACTTACAAGAAGTCTTCAGAAATGCGGAAAATAGTATGTATATGGAAAAAACTCTCTGCCATGGGGCTATCCAAGAGAAACAGCTCAAGCAATTGGAACTACAACTCTATGATAAAATACCTGAAGAAAAATTGCATTCAAAGTGCATCGCCCAACTTTGTGGCAGGATGGCTGAGTTGCTGCAGCTTGAAGAGATTGCAAACAAGCAGCTCATCAGGGCCGGTTATCTTCATGATATAGGCAAAGTAGTCAAGAAAAAGGGGAATCTGAGTGAAACAGCCATTGATGCACAGGGTATGCACAGAATCTATGATCATACGGTTGTAGGCTTCAGGATACTTAAAAACTTTGACGAAACGGCAGAGCTGGCCGAAATCATTCTCTACCACCATGAACACTGGGATGGCACCGGGTATCCCAAGCAACTCAAAGGAAAGCAGATACCGTTGGCCTCAAGAATCTTACGTTTCTGCGAAACCTATGAAATGCTTTCCCAGAATAAGGAAAGAGATGAAAAAGCAATGAAAGAATCCCTTTCATCGTTAGCGGGGACTGTCCTGGATCCAAACCTGGTGGACCTCTACATCGAAAGTGGGCAGCCTTTGCAAGTAGGTCTATAA
- a CDS encoding D-2-hydroxyacid dehydrogenase, whose translation MKIVVLDGFTLNPGDLSWDGLRALGEVTVYDRTKKEQIVKRIGDAEVVLTNKTPLGEVEFAACPSIQYIGVLATGFNVVDVVAAKEAGIVVTNIPTYGTTAVAQYVFALLLELCHRVGHHAQRVADGAWVTCPDFCFTDYPLIELAGKTMGIVGLGRIGHTTAVIAQAFGMKVVAFDSYQNPAWVAEGISYVTFDELLGVSDVISLHCPLTKETENLVNKETLAKMKDGVMLINTSRGPLINEDDLLAALQSGKVYGCAMDVLTVEPPTEVSALVKHPHCIVTPHIAWAPKESRLRLLNIAVENVRVFLAGEKPVNQVNK comes from the coding sequence ATGAAAATAGTCGTACTTGATGGATTTACCCTAAACCCAGGCGATTTGTCCTGGGACGGACTTCGAGCGCTTGGAGAAGTCACCGTATACGACCGTACCAAAAAAGAGCAGATTGTCAAAAGAATCGGTGATGCTGAGGTCGTATTGACAAATAAGACACCCCTGGGCGAAGTTGAGTTCGCTGCATGTCCAAGTATACAGTACATCGGGGTCCTTGCAACCGGTTTCAATGTCGTAGATGTGGTTGCAGCCAAAGAGGCTGGCATCGTGGTAACCAATATCCCTACCTATGGAACTACGGCCGTGGCGCAATATGTCTTTGCCCTCTTGCTTGAACTCTGCCATAGGGTTGGACATCATGCTCAGCGGGTTGCAGACGGTGCCTGGGTTACTTGTCCCGATTTCTGCTTCACTGACTACCCTTTGATAGAGCTTGCCGGAAAAACCATGGGTATCGTGGGTCTGGGAAGAATCGGACACACCACTGCAGTCATTGCCCAGGCTTTTGGCATGAAGGTCGTAGCCTTTGACTCTTACCAGAACCCTGCATGGGTTGCAGAGGGGATATCCTATGTTACCTTTGATGAACTGCTAGGTGTCAGCGATGTAATCAGTCTCCATTGCCCCCTTACCAAAGAAACAGAAAACCTAGTAAATAAGGAAACCCTTGCAAAGATGAAGGATGGGGTAATGCTAATAAATACTTCCCGTGGTCCCCTCATCAATGAGGATGATTTGCTGGCCGCCCTGCAGTCAGGGAAAGTCTATGGCTGTGCCATGGACGTCTTGACCGTTGAACCTCCCACTGAGGTCAGTGCCTTGGTCAAACACCCCCATTGTATCGTCACCCCCCATATTGCCTGGGCCCCTAAAGAGTCTCGATTGCGGTTGCTCAACATCGCCGTGGAAAATGTGCGGGTCTTCCTTGCCGGGGAAAAACCCGTGAACCAAGTAAATAAATAA
- a CDS encoding rhodanese-like domain-containing protein gives MNKILIVALILLVLLGLVAFLVTNLKKGTSSEPAMTVSKAVYKKISPQEAKEMMDKDPSAIVLDVRTPAEFAEGHISKALNIANETIGSDKPEGLPDLDAKILVYCRSGNRSAQTAKKLVAMGYTQVYDFGGLNTWSYGTVK, from the coding sequence ATGAATAAAATACTCATAGTAGCCTTAATACTGTTGGTTTTGTTGGGATTGGTTGCCTTCTTGGTTACCAACCTTAAGAAGGGAACGAGCAGCGAACCTGCAATGACTGTCTCAAAGGCAGTATATAAGAAGATTTCCCCACAGGAAGCCAAAGAGATGATGGACAAGGATCCGTCAGCCATTGTGCTCGATGTAAGGACTCCTGCCGAGTTTGCCGAAGGGCATATCAGCAAGGCTCTCAATATTGCAAATGAAACAATTGGTTCAGATAAGCCCGAGGGATTACCAGACCTTGATGCAAAAATTCTCGTATACTGCAGAAGTGGCAACCGAAGTGCCCAGACAGCCAAGAAGCTGGTGGCAATGGGGTATACCCAAGTCTATGATTTCGGTGGCTTGAATACCTGGTCGTATGGGACAGTGAAATAA
- a CDS encoding LPP20 family lipoprotein, whose translation MKKQNLSGKLLILCICVATVCSMSGCTSMQETGREPSWINQLYDRKYNEDTYLCAVGSGSSREKAVDAAFSSLSQVFNSKVRSVTTVSSLSTAATDAFGSVTFTDSSQMLDQGTVSSSTDKIIGAEVVNTYIDENARIYVRVALHRSRTADLYKNEIGELSSSINQLKLQSQTSADPLSAYFILRKAYGLAQRQQALIDQVEVLSKKKQTAALPSLERQLTTLASSIQVGVKVTVLSSVEPMKVTAAESLRSAFAQSLQSLGFKVVSDEKLATASLDILYTLEPVNLAGSPYEYARYELTAQLKEHDRLLLSYHKSDRQAALSSKDALAKALRQASGDSVQGFVNQMEQEFGSVED comes from the coding sequence ATGAAAAAACAGAATCTTTCAGGGAAACTACTGATTCTCTGTATATGTGTGGCAACAGTTTGCAGTATGAGTGGTTGTACTTCGATGCAAGAGACAGGGAGGGAACCGTCCTGGATTAACCAGTTGTACGACCGGAAGTACAACGAAGATACCTATCTTTGTGCAGTAGGCTCAGGTTCCTCGAGGGAAAAAGCAGTTGATGCAGCCTTTTCCTCGCTCTCGCAGGTTTTCAACTCAAAAGTAAGGTCGGTAACAACCGTATCCTCGCTCTCCACTGCAGCTACCGATGCGTTTGGCAGCGTAACCTTCACCGATTCCTCCCAGATGCTTGACCAAGGTACTGTTTCCTCTTCCACCGATAAAATTATCGGTGCAGAGGTGGTGAATACCTATATCGATGAGAATGCGAGGATCTATGTGCGGGTTGCCCTCCATCGGAGCCGGACTGCTGATCTCTACAAGAACGAAATAGGGGAGCTTTCCTCTTCGATCAACCAACTGAAACTGCAGTCACAGACCTCTGCTGATCCTCTTTCAGCCTATTTTATACTTCGAAAAGCCTATGGCCTTGCCCAGCGGCAACAGGCTCTTATAGACCAAGTCGAGGTACTCAGCAAGAAAAAGCAAACCGCAGCATTGCCATCCCTTGAACGACAGCTCACCACGTTGGCTTCCTCGATACAAGTCGGGGTCAAGGTAACCGTATTGTCAAGCGTAGAACCCATGAAGGTTACTGCAGCAGAATCCCTGCGTTCAGCCTTTGCCCAGAGCCTGCAGTCCCTGGGCTTCAAGGTGGTTTCCGATGAAAAACTGGCAACAGCGAGTTTGGACATCCTGTATACCTTGGAACCAGTAAACCTTGCGGGAAGCCCCTACGAGTATGCCCGCTATGAACTGACAGCCCAGCTGAAAGAGCACGATAGGCTCCTCCTTTCCTACCACAAATCAGACAGGCAGGCAGCCTTGTCTAGCAAAGATGCCCTTGCAAAGGCCTTGAGACAGGCTAGCGGGGATTCGGTACAAGGCTTTGTAAACCAAATGGAACAGGAATTCGGTAGTGTAGAGGATTAA
- a CDS encoding penicillin-binding protein activator LpoB, with product MKHFTKPCLIILVLLALLVSCQSTVSVDRLSSDTNIDLSGGWNDTDIRIVAEALVSDSLRSPWINQFRMKNGKNPVVIVGSIINRSSEHIDTSIIAKRFEIELINTGKVDMVADIAFRATVRDEREEQQYFASEETAKALGKEIGADYLLQGSVRTNLDQISGKSVRTYYVSAELIDIETNRKVWVGEETVKKLIQQSKYKF from the coding sequence ATGAAACATTTTACAAAACCTTGCCTCATCATCCTGGTGCTTTTGGCCCTGCTGGTTTCCTGCCAATCGACCGTCTCTGTCGACCGTTTATCCTCAGATACCAACATCGATCTCAGCGGTGGATGGAACGATACTGATATCCGCATTGTTGCAGAGGCCCTTGTCTCTGATAGCCTCCGCTCGCCCTGGATAAACCAGTTCCGCATGAAAAACGGGAAGAACCCGGTTGTAATAGTCGGATCAATCATAAACCGCAGCAGCGAACACATCGACACTTCGATCATTGCCAAACGGTTCGAGATCGAACTCATCAACACCGGAAAAGTCGACATGGTTGCAGACATAGCCTTCCGTGCCACCGTTCGTGACGAACGCGAAGAACAGCAATACTTTGCAAGCGAAGAGACAGCCAAGGCACTTGGCAAGGAAATCGGCGCAGACTATCTGCTGCAGGGCTCAGTCAGGACCAACCTCGACCAGATTTCAGGCAAATCGGTGCGTACCTACTATGTCTCTGCCGAGTTGATTGACATCGAAACGAACAGGAAGGTCTGGGTTGGCGAAGAAACCGTCAAAAAACTGATTCAGCAGAGCAAATACAAGTTCTAG
- a CDS encoding COG3014 family protein, with the protein MKKLLCACFCILSLILVSCSSVIDLSSTQRLYREGDFSNAYHSLMAKQDIILSQQGALILNLDGGMLSHMDGNWELSNSMLSVSEREIQDKYTQSITANIASFIVNDNTKEYPGEDYEDIYINVFKALNYNQMGKDEDALVELRRSIEKQALLKSKYEVQARRVSSYANEQGIDSVGSDTYSTSFSSSALANYLAMVIARGNKDTNTFDYSLGQVTKSFQTQRELYPFPLPSSLSEEDKDIEKGKARLNLVAFNGLAPEKKEFVESIYVSRYNYAKIAYPVLVARRSDVKAIKVTLNDQTSFRLEKIESINAIAIETFKAKSAVTRLKAITRSMIKSLGIAVYDSATEEAARQSNTQKSIASELLGLVFKIARDISETADVRSSHFLPSTAWAGGITIDPGTYTIKVEFLNNIGKTLYSQVIPNFLVSDTKTNLAEAVCPL; encoded by the coding sequence ATGAAAAAACTATTATGTGCTTGTTTCTGTATCCTCTCATTGATCCTGGTCAGTTGCTCCTCGGTTATTGATTTATCAAGCACCCAGCGGTTGTACAGGGAGGGTGATTTCAGCAATGCCTACCACAGCCTGATGGCGAAACAGGATATAATCTTGAGCCAGCAGGGTGCCCTGATTTTGAATCTCGATGGTGGTATGCTTTCCCACATGGATGGCAACTGGGAGCTCTCGAATTCGATGCTTTCTGTTTCGGAGCGAGAAATCCAGGACAAATATACCCAGAGCATTACGGCAAACATTGCTTCGTTTATCGTAAACGACAACACCAAGGAATATCCGGGGGAAGATTACGAGGATATCTATATCAATGTCTTCAAAGCCTTGAATTATAATCAGATGGGCAAGGATGAGGATGCTCTGGTCGAGCTGAGGCGCTCGATTGAGAAGCAGGCTTTGCTGAAATCGAAGTATGAAGTGCAGGCAAGAAGAGTTTCCAGCTATGCAAACGAACAAGGCATCGATTCTGTAGGGTCAGACACCTATTCCACGAGTTTTTCTTCCTCTGCACTGGCCAATTACCTTGCTATGGTAATTGCGCGGGGAAACAAGGACACAAATACCTTCGACTATTCTCTGGGCCAAGTCACCAAATCGTTCCAGACACAGCGTGAACTCTATCCCTTTCCACTCCCTTCTTCCCTCAGCGAGGAAGATAAAGATATTGAGAAAGGCAAGGCTCGACTGAACCTTGTCGCTTTCAATGGGCTTGCGCCCGAGAAGAAGGAGTTCGTAGAATCGATTTATGTTTCCAGGTACAACTATGCGAAGATTGCCTATCCAGTATTGGTTGCCCGCCGCTCCGATGTCAAAGCTATCAAGGTAACGCTCAATGACCAAACTTCTTTTCGCCTGGAAAAGATCGAGAGTATCAATGCAATTGCCATCGAGACGTTCAAGGCAAAATCCGCAGTTACCCGTCTGAAGGCAATTACCCGCTCGATGATCAAATCCCTCGGGATTGCAGTGTACGACAGTGCTACCGAGGAGGCTGCCCGGCAATCAAACACGCAAAAAAGCATTGCAAGTGAGCTTTTGGGGTTGGTTTTCAAGATTGCCCGCGATATTTCAGAGACTGCAGACGTACGTTCCTCGCACTTCCTCCCTTCCACTGCCTGGGCAGGGGGAATAACAATAGATCCGGGAACCTATACTATCAAGGTCGAGTTCCTGAACAATATCGGGAAAACGCTTTATTCCCAAGTAATCCCCAATTTCCTTGTTTCAGATACCAAGACAAACCTCGCAGAGGCTGTGTGCCCCCTGTAA